One window from the genome of Pelodictyon luteolum DSM 273 encodes:
- a CDS encoding 1-deoxy-D-xylulose-5-phosphate reductoisomerase, with product MRALSILGSTGSIGLSTLDVVRQHPDRFKIVGLAEGHDVNMLAEQIREFNPSIVSVRDAGSAELLKTLLGTDLPEICHGIEGAGTVAAAEGSDMVVSAIVGAAGLTPTVKAIKAGKDIALANKETLVVAGQLVSDLVKKHNVRLLPVDSEHSAIFQSLQGHRQEDVERIILTASGGPFRNSSFADMEKAGPEQALKHPQWSMGAKITIDSASMMNKGLEVIEAHWLFNMPAEKIGVVVHPQSIIHSMVEYIDGCVIAQLGSPDMRAPIAYALSWPERCESGIKKLDLATIGTLTFEEPDMVRFPALRLAFDALKAGRTYPAVLNAANEVAVAAFLNNKIGFTAIAETVDKTMQAHEAYTPVELEEYINADGWARRAANAIIG from the coding sequence AGCACCCCGATCGATTCAAGATTGTCGGCCTGGCTGAAGGCCATGATGTCAACATGCTCGCAGAACAGATCAGGGAGTTCAACCCCTCCATCGTATCGGTACGTGATGCCGGGTCCGCTGAACTCCTCAAAACTCTCCTCGGCACCGACCTGCCCGAGATATGCCACGGCATCGAAGGCGCCGGAACCGTTGCTGCCGCCGAGGGCTCCGACATGGTCGTCTCGGCAATCGTGGGTGCTGCAGGACTGACCCCCACCGTCAAGGCCATCAAGGCGGGAAAAGATATCGCGCTGGCAAACAAGGAGACCCTCGTCGTCGCAGGACAGCTGGTATCCGATCTCGTAAAGAAACACAACGTGCGGCTACTGCCGGTCGACAGCGAACATTCCGCCATCTTCCAGTCGCTTCAGGGCCACCGTCAGGAAGACGTGGAGCGCATCATCCTCACCGCTTCGGGCGGACCTTTCCGCAACTCGTCCTTCGCCGACATGGAGAAGGCCGGCCCCGAGCAGGCCCTCAAGCACCCGCAGTGGAGCATGGGCGCAAAAATCACCATCGACTCGGCAAGCATGATGAACAAAGGGCTTGAAGTGATCGAGGCTCACTGGCTCTTCAACATGCCCGCCGAAAAGATCGGCGTGGTAGTCCATCCGCAGAGCATCATCCACTCTATGGTCGAGTACATCGACGGCTGCGTGATCGCCCAGCTCGGGTCCCCCGACATGCGCGCCCCGATTGCCTACGCCCTTTCCTGGCCGGAACGGTGCGAAAGCGGCATCAAGAAACTCGATCTGGCAACCATCGGCACCCTCACCTTCGAGGAACCCGATATGGTCCGGTTCCCGGCGCTGCGTCTCGCCTTCGATGCCCTCAAGGCAGGGAGGACTTACCCGGCGGTGCTGAATGCGGCAAACGAAGTAGCAGTCGCGGCCTTCCTCAACAACAAGATCGGCTTCACCGCCATCGCCGAAACCGTTGACAAAACCATGCAGGCGCATGAGGCTTACACCCCCGTAGAGCTCGAGGAGTATATCAATGCCGACGGTTGGGCACGCCGGGCGGCAAACGCAATCATCGGATAA